The following are from one region of the Coccinella septempunctata chromosome 7, icCocSept1.1, whole genome shotgun sequence genome:
- the LOC123317936 gene encoding uncharacterized protein LOC123317936 isoform X2, which produces MLINHLQQIHSLSIKTSLFTFKNEEEFETWRALDNRNVDYVKRRDRKISDGQVVYYECNRSNFSGYTSQCSKRSMKTGGSIKISGFCPSRIRVKICNTGVDVKFVETHVGHDDLLRSKHLTKDQQEMIASKLAAGVTKERILEDARTITGNKLERINVLKRADLAYIIRKFNIEKRRHDDDMVATTLKVKEWNSQGKNYVFLFKQIGETYPGLKAEDFALGFMNDDMERKLKQFKRIICIDGTHGTNSRHYDLTIVLVKDENKIGFPVAFLLSNRLDQTIQNIFFDALKSKIGEPVDAEYIMTDDDIKYYNAWCQAMVTERKPRRLLCTWHVIKNWNIQGRNKLKNVDNKKEMKNRMRKILKETDVSTFHKMKDEYFKHLEEGQENEFLKYLKNYYFQSEERIMMWAHCHRVNVGINTNMAIESLNKVLKYNKMRGNQNLRVEKLLDTLEELVNEKMWKNIIDTERPSANQYQARVNREAHSKAENGLTDKVVCLETGEFRVPSESVSNKFYIVSYNELCDKDCTSLYCIKCKICIHRFRCQCAEFTIKTAMCKHIHAVALVAERSDSVLGVRTVNDDDEDNNLYICQPSTSRAAYEMDVQSVVGGSSQITNDPIDSTTKDIVLEQARMQLGLLDVGTLRNIAKIIRDAYNLQCNNASTSRKRKIEKQLYFPSKK; this is translated from the exons ATGCTGATTAATCACTTACAGCAGATTCATTCTCTAAGTATCAAGACATCACTTTTTACTTTTaagaatgaagaagaatttgAGACTTGGAGAGCACTTGATAACAGAAATGTGGATTACGTAAAACGAAGAGATCGTAAAATCAGCGATGGACAGGTGGTATATTATGAATGCAATCGTAGTAATTTTTCAG GATATACTAGCCAATGTAGCAAACGCAGCATGAAAACTGGGGGAAGTATCAAAATCTCTGGTTTCTGCCCTTCTAGAATTCGTGTGAAGATATGTAATACAg GGGTGGATGTTAAATTTGTTGAAACACATGTTGGTCATGACGATCTACTGCGATCTAAACATTTGACAAAGGACCAGCAGGAAATGATTGCTAGTAAATTGGCAGCTGGAGTCACAAAAGAAAGAATTTTGGAAGATGCAAGAACTATAACCGGCAATAAGCTAGAAAGAATTAATGTGCTTAAAAGGGCAGATCTTGCTTATATTATAAGAAAATTCAACATAGAGAAGAGGAGACATGATGATGACATGGTTGCCACCACTTTAAAAGTGAAAGAGTGGAACAGTCaaggaaaaaattatgtttttttgttCAAGCAAATTG GAGAAACCTACCCAGGATTGAAGGCAGAAGACTTTGCTCTAGGATTCATGAACGATGATATGGAGAGAAAGCTCAAACAATTCAAAAGGATAATATGCATCGATGGAACCCATGGCACGAACTCAAGACATTATGATCTGACTATAGTTTTAGTCAAAGATGAGAATAAAATCGGTTTCCCGGTGGCTTTCTTATTATCGAATAGACTGGATCAAAccatccaaaatattttttttgatgcTTTGAAATCTAAGATTGGAGAGCCAGTGGACGCAGAATATATTATGACCGATGatgatataaaatattataatgcatggTGTCAG GCAATGGTAACTGAAAGAAAGCCAAGAAGGCTCCTCTGTACTTGGCATGTTATTAAGAATTGGAATATACAGGGGAGAAACAAGTTGAAGAATGTGGACAACAAAAAAGAGATGAAAAATAGAATGCGAAAAATTTTGAAGGAGACTGATGTATCAACATTCCACAAGATGAAAGACGAATATTTCAAGCATTTGGAAGAAGGAcaggaaaatgaatttttgaaatatttaaagaA ttattatttcCAAAGTGAAGAAAGAATCATGATGTGGGCTCACTGCCACAGAGTAAATGTTGGGATTAATACCAACATGGCTATAGAAAGCTTGAATAAAGTATTGAAGTACAATAAAATGAGGGGAAATCAGAATTTACG GGTAGAGAAATTACTGGACACTTTGGAGGAATTGGTAAATGAAAAGATGTGGAAAAACATTATTGACACTGAAAGACCTTCTGCCAATCAATACCAGGCCAGAGTTAACCGAGAAGCTCATTCGAAAGCAGAAAATGGACTGACCGATAAAGTAGTATGCTTAGAAACTGGTGAGTTTAGAGTACCATCGGAATCCGTGAGTAATAAATTTTATATTGTGTCATATAATGAGTTGTGTGATAAGGATTGCACATCTCTATATTGCATTAAGTGCAAAATATGCATCCATAGGTTTAGATGTCAATGTGCAGAGTTTACTATAAAAACTGCCATGTGTAAACATATACATGCAGTTGCTCTGGTCGCAGAGAGAAGCGATTCTGTTTTAGGTGTGAGAACtgtaaatgatgatgatgaggaCAACAACTTATATATATGTCAACCATCAACAAGTAGGGCTGCTTATGAAATGGATGTCCAGAGTGTCGTAGGTGGATCCAGTCAAATTACAAATGATCCAATAGATTCTACTACAAAAGAT ATTGTATTAGAACAAGCTAGAATGCAGCTTGGTTTATTGGATGTGGGTACCCTTCGTAACATTGCAAAAATTATTAGAGACGCTTATAACTTGCAATGCAATAATGCTTCTACCAgcagaaaaagaaaaatagagaaaCAGTTGTATTTCCCAAGTAAGAAGTAG
- the LOC123317936 gene encoding uncharacterized protein LOC123317936 isoform X6, whose amino-acid sequence MLINHLQQIHSLSIKTSLFTFKNEEEFETWRALDNRNVDYVKRRDRKISDGQVVYYECNRSNFSGYTSQCSKRSMKTGGSIKISGFCPSRIRVKICNTGVDVKFVETHVGHDDLLRSKHLTKDQQEMIASKLAAGVTKERILEDARTITGNKLERINVLKRADLAYIIRKFNIEKRRHDDDMVATTLKVKEWNSQGKNYVFLFKQIGETYPGLKAEDFALGFMNDDMERKLKQFKRIICIDGTHGTNSRHYDLTIVLVKDENKIGFPVAFLLSNRLDQTIQNIFFDALKSKIGEPVDAEYIMTDDDIKYYNAWCQAMVTERKPRRLLCTWHVIKNWNIQGRNKLKNVDNKKEMKNRMRKILKETDVSTFHKMKDEYFKHLEEGQENEFLKYLKNYYFQSEERIMMWAHCHRVNVGINTNMAIESLNKVLKYNKMRGNQNLRVEKLLDTLEELVNEKMWKNIIDTERPSANQYQARVNREAHSKAENGLTDKVVCLETGEFRVPSESVSNKFYIVSYNELCDKDCTSLYCIKCKICIHRFRCQCAEFTIKTAMCKHIHAVALVAERSDSVLGVRTVNDDDEDNNLYICQPSTSRAAYEMDVQSVVGGSSQITNDPIDSTTKDYSRSK is encoded by the exons ATGCTGATTAATCACTTACAGCAGATTCATTCTCTAAGTATCAAGACATCACTTTTTACTTTTaagaatgaagaagaatttgAGACTTGGAGAGCACTTGATAACAGAAATGTGGATTACGTAAAACGAAGAGATCGTAAAATCAGCGATGGACAGGTGGTATATTATGAATGCAATCGTAGTAATTTTTCAG GATATACTAGCCAATGTAGCAAACGCAGCATGAAAACTGGGGGAAGTATCAAAATCTCTGGTTTCTGCCCTTCTAGAATTCGTGTGAAGATATGTAATACAg GGGTGGATGTTAAATTTGTTGAAACACATGTTGGTCATGACGATCTACTGCGATCTAAACATTTGACAAAGGACCAGCAGGAAATGATTGCTAGTAAATTGGCAGCTGGAGTCACAAAAGAAAGAATTTTGGAAGATGCAAGAACTATAACCGGCAATAAGCTAGAAAGAATTAATGTGCTTAAAAGGGCAGATCTTGCTTATATTATAAGAAAATTCAACATAGAGAAGAGGAGACATGATGATGACATGGTTGCCACCACTTTAAAAGTGAAAGAGTGGAACAGTCaaggaaaaaattatgtttttttgttCAAGCAAATTG GAGAAACCTACCCAGGATTGAAGGCAGAAGACTTTGCTCTAGGATTCATGAACGATGATATGGAGAGAAAGCTCAAACAATTCAAAAGGATAATATGCATCGATGGAACCCATGGCACGAACTCAAGACATTATGATCTGACTATAGTTTTAGTCAAAGATGAGAATAAAATCGGTTTCCCGGTGGCTTTCTTATTATCGAATAGACTGGATCAAAccatccaaaatattttttttgatgcTTTGAAATCTAAGATTGGAGAGCCAGTGGACGCAGAATATATTATGACCGATGatgatataaaatattataatgcatggTGTCAG GCAATGGTAACTGAAAGAAAGCCAAGAAGGCTCCTCTGTACTTGGCATGTTATTAAGAATTGGAATATACAGGGGAGAAACAAGTTGAAGAATGTGGACAACAAAAAAGAGATGAAAAATAGAATGCGAAAAATTTTGAAGGAGACTGATGTATCAACATTCCACAAGATGAAAGACGAATATTTCAAGCATTTGGAAGAAGGAcaggaaaatgaatttttgaaatatttaaagaA ttattatttcCAAAGTGAAGAAAGAATCATGATGTGGGCTCACTGCCACAGAGTAAATGTTGGGATTAATACCAACATGGCTATAGAAAGCTTGAATAAAGTATTGAAGTACAATAAAATGAGGGGAAATCAGAATTTACG GGTAGAGAAATTACTGGACACTTTGGAGGAATTGGTAAATGAAAAGATGTGGAAAAACATTATTGACACTGAAAGACCTTCTGCCAATCAATACCAGGCCAGAGTTAACCGAGAAGCTCATTCGAAAGCAGAAAATGGACTGACCGATAAAGTAGTATGCTTAGAAACTGGTGAGTTTAGAGTACCATCGGAATCCGTGAGTAATAAATTTTATATTGTGTCATATAATGAGTTGTGTGATAAGGATTGCACATCTCTATATTGCATTAAGTGCAAAATATGCATCCATAGGTTTAGATGTCAATGTGCAGAGTTTACTATAAAAACTGCCATGTGTAAACATATACATGCAGTTGCTCTGGTCGCAGAGAGAAGCGATTCTGTTTTAGGTGTGAGAACtgtaaatgatgatgatgaggaCAACAACTTATATATATGTCAACCATCAACAAGTAGGGCTGCTTATGAAATGGATGTCCAGAGTGTCGTAGGTGGATCCAGTCAAATTACAAATGATCCAATAGATTCTACTACAAAAGAT TATTCTAGATCTAAATGA
- the LOC123317936 gene encoding uncharacterized protein LOC123317936 isoform X1, translating into MLINHLQQIHSLSIKTSLFTFKNEEEFETWRALDNRNVDYVKRRDRKISDGQVVYYECNRSNFSGYTSQCSKRSMKTGGSIKISGFCPSRIRVKICNTGVDVKFVETHVGHDDLLRSKHLTKDQQEMIASKLAAGVTKERILEDARTITGNKLERINVLKRADLAYIIRKFNIEKRRHDDDMVATTLKVKEWNSQGKNYVFLFKQIGETYPGLKAEDFALGFMNDDMERKLKQFKRIICIDGTHGTNSRHYDLTIVLVKDENKIGFPVAFLLSNRLDQTIQNIFFDALKSKIGEPVDAEYIMTDDDIKYYNAWCQAMVTERKPRRLLCTWHVIKNWNIQGRNKLKNVDNKKEMKNRMRKILKETDVSTFHKMKDEYFKHLEEGQENEFLKYLKNYYFQSEERIMMWAHCHRVNVGINTNMAIESLNKVLKYNKMRGNQNLRVEKLLDTLEELVNEKMWKNIIDTERPSANQYQARVNREAHSKAENGLTDKVVCLETGEFRVPSESVSNKFYIVSYNELCDKDCTSLYCIKCKICIHRFRCQCAEFTIKTAMCKHIHAVALVAERSDSVLGVRTVNDDDEDNNLYICQPSTSRAAYEMDVQSVVGGSSQITNDPIDSTTKDIVLEQARMQLGLLDVGTLRNIAKIIRDAYNLQCNNASTSRKRKIEKQLYFPNLNEIIK; encoded by the exons ATGCTGATTAATCACTTACAGCAGATTCATTCTCTAAGTATCAAGACATCACTTTTTACTTTTaagaatgaagaagaatttgAGACTTGGAGAGCACTTGATAACAGAAATGTGGATTACGTAAAACGAAGAGATCGTAAAATCAGCGATGGACAGGTGGTATATTATGAATGCAATCGTAGTAATTTTTCAG GATATACTAGCCAATGTAGCAAACGCAGCATGAAAACTGGGGGAAGTATCAAAATCTCTGGTTTCTGCCCTTCTAGAATTCGTGTGAAGATATGTAATACAg GGGTGGATGTTAAATTTGTTGAAACACATGTTGGTCATGACGATCTACTGCGATCTAAACATTTGACAAAGGACCAGCAGGAAATGATTGCTAGTAAATTGGCAGCTGGAGTCACAAAAGAAAGAATTTTGGAAGATGCAAGAACTATAACCGGCAATAAGCTAGAAAGAATTAATGTGCTTAAAAGGGCAGATCTTGCTTATATTATAAGAAAATTCAACATAGAGAAGAGGAGACATGATGATGACATGGTTGCCACCACTTTAAAAGTGAAAGAGTGGAACAGTCaaggaaaaaattatgtttttttgttCAAGCAAATTG GAGAAACCTACCCAGGATTGAAGGCAGAAGACTTTGCTCTAGGATTCATGAACGATGATATGGAGAGAAAGCTCAAACAATTCAAAAGGATAATATGCATCGATGGAACCCATGGCACGAACTCAAGACATTATGATCTGACTATAGTTTTAGTCAAAGATGAGAATAAAATCGGTTTCCCGGTGGCTTTCTTATTATCGAATAGACTGGATCAAAccatccaaaatattttttttgatgcTTTGAAATCTAAGATTGGAGAGCCAGTGGACGCAGAATATATTATGACCGATGatgatataaaatattataatgcatggTGTCAG GCAATGGTAACTGAAAGAAAGCCAAGAAGGCTCCTCTGTACTTGGCATGTTATTAAGAATTGGAATATACAGGGGAGAAACAAGTTGAAGAATGTGGACAACAAAAAAGAGATGAAAAATAGAATGCGAAAAATTTTGAAGGAGACTGATGTATCAACATTCCACAAGATGAAAGACGAATATTTCAAGCATTTGGAAGAAGGAcaggaaaatgaatttttgaaatatttaaagaA ttattatttcCAAAGTGAAGAAAGAATCATGATGTGGGCTCACTGCCACAGAGTAAATGTTGGGATTAATACCAACATGGCTATAGAAAGCTTGAATAAAGTATTGAAGTACAATAAAATGAGGGGAAATCAGAATTTACG GGTAGAGAAATTACTGGACACTTTGGAGGAATTGGTAAATGAAAAGATGTGGAAAAACATTATTGACACTGAAAGACCTTCTGCCAATCAATACCAGGCCAGAGTTAACCGAGAAGCTCATTCGAAAGCAGAAAATGGACTGACCGATAAAGTAGTATGCTTAGAAACTGGTGAGTTTAGAGTACCATCGGAATCCGTGAGTAATAAATTTTATATTGTGTCATATAATGAGTTGTGTGATAAGGATTGCACATCTCTATATTGCATTAAGTGCAAAATATGCATCCATAGGTTTAGATGTCAATGTGCAGAGTTTACTATAAAAACTGCCATGTGTAAACATATACATGCAGTTGCTCTGGTCGCAGAGAGAAGCGATTCTGTTTTAGGTGTGAGAACtgtaaatgatgatgatgaggaCAACAACTTATATATATGTCAACCATCAACAAGTAGGGCTGCTTATGAAATGGATGTCCAGAGTGTCGTAGGTGGATCCAGTCAAATTACAAATGATCCAATAGATTCTACTACAAAAGAT ATTGTATTAGAACAAGCTAGAATGCAGCTTGGTTTATTGGATGTGGGTACCCTTCGTAACATTGCAAAAATTATTAGAGACGCTTATAACTTGCAATGCAATAATGCTTCTACCAgcagaaaaagaaaaatagagaaaCAGTTGTATTTCCCAA ATCTAAATGAGATAATTAAATAA
- the LOC123317936 gene encoding uncharacterized protein LOC123317936 isoform X3, with translation MLINHLQQIHSLSIKTSLFTFKNEEEFETWRALDNRNVDYVKRRDRKISDGQVVYYECNRSNFSGYTSQCSKRSMKTGGSIKISGFCPSRIRVKICNTGVDVKFVETHVGHDDLLRSKHLTKDQQEMIASKLAAGVTKERILEDARTITGNKLERINVLKRADLAYIIRKFNIEKRRHDDDMVATTLKVKEWNSQGKNYVFLFKQIGETYPGLKAEDFALGFMNDDMERKLKQFKRIICIDGTHGTNSRHYDLTIVLVKDENKIGFPVAFLLSNRLDQTIQNIFFDALKSKIGEPVDAEYIMTDDDIKYYNAWCQAMVTERKPRRLLCTWHVIKNWNIQGRNKLKNVDNKKEMKNRMRKILKETDVSTFHKMKDEYFKHLEEGQENEFLKYLKNYYFQSEERIMMWAHCHRVNVGINTNMAIESLNKVLKYNKMRGNQNLRVEKLLDTLEELVNEKMWKNIIDTERPSANQYQARVNREAHSKAENGLTDKVVCLETGEFRVPSESVSNKFYIVSYNELCDKDCTSLYCIKCKICIHRFRCQCAEFTIKTAMCKHIHAVALVAERSDSVLGVRTVNDDDEDNNLYICQPSTSRAAYEMDVQSVVGGSSQITNDPIDSTTKDIVLEQARMQLGLLDVGTLRNIAKIIRDAYNLQCNNASTSRKRKIEKQLYFPIF, from the exons ATGCTGATTAATCACTTACAGCAGATTCATTCTCTAAGTATCAAGACATCACTTTTTACTTTTaagaatgaagaagaatttgAGACTTGGAGAGCACTTGATAACAGAAATGTGGATTACGTAAAACGAAGAGATCGTAAAATCAGCGATGGACAGGTGGTATATTATGAATGCAATCGTAGTAATTTTTCAG GATATACTAGCCAATGTAGCAAACGCAGCATGAAAACTGGGGGAAGTATCAAAATCTCTGGTTTCTGCCCTTCTAGAATTCGTGTGAAGATATGTAATACAg GGGTGGATGTTAAATTTGTTGAAACACATGTTGGTCATGACGATCTACTGCGATCTAAACATTTGACAAAGGACCAGCAGGAAATGATTGCTAGTAAATTGGCAGCTGGAGTCACAAAAGAAAGAATTTTGGAAGATGCAAGAACTATAACCGGCAATAAGCTAGAAAGAATTAATGTGCTTAAAAGGGCAGATCTTGCTTATATTATAAGAAAATTCAACATAGAGAAGAGGAGACATGATGATGACATGGTTGCCACCACTTTAAAAGTGAAAGAGTGGAACAGTCaaggaaaaaattatgtttttttgttCAAGCAAATTG GAGAAACCTACCCAGGATTGAAGGCAGAAGACTTTGCTCTAGGATTCATGAACGATGATATGGAGAGAAAGCTCAAACAATTCAAAAGGATAATATGCATCGATGGAACCCATGGCACGAACTCAAGACATTATGATCTGACTATAGTTTTAGTCAAAGATGAGAATAAAATCGGTTTCCCGGTGGCTTTCTTATTATCGAATAGACTGGATCAAAccatccaaaatattttttttgatgcTTTGAAATCTAAGATTGGAGAGCCAGTGGACGCAGAATATATTATGACCGATGatgatataaaatattataatgcatggTGTCAG GCAATGGTAACTGAAAGAAAGCCAAGAAGGCTCCTCTGTACTTGGCATGTTATTAAGAATTGGAATATACAGGGGAGAAACAAGTTGAAGAATGTGGACAACAAAAAAGAGATGAAAAATAGAATGCGAAAAATTTTGAAGGAGACTGATGTATCAACATTCCACAAGATGAAAGACGAATATTTCAAGCATTTGGAAGAAGGAcaggaaaatgaatttttgaaatatttaaagaA ttattatttcCAAAGTGAAGAAAGAATCATGATGTGGGCTCACTGCCACAGAGTAAATGTTGGGATTAATACCAACATGGCTATAGAAAGCTTGAATAAAGTATTGAAGTACAATAAAATGAGGGGAAATCAGAATTTACG GGTAGAGAAATTACTGGACACTTTGGAGGAATTGGTAAATGAAAAGATGTGGAAAAACATTATTGACACTGAAAGACCTTCTGCCAATCAATACCAGGCCAGAGTTAACCGAGAAGCTCATTCGAAAGCAGAAAATGGACTGACCGATAAAGTAGTATGCTTAGAAACTGGTGAGTTTAGAGTACCATCGGAATCCGTGAGTAATAAATTTTATATTGTGTCATATAATGAGTTGTGTGATAAGGATTGCACATCTCTATATTGCATTAAGTGCAAAATATGCATCCATAGGTTTAGATGTCAATGTGCAGAGTTTACTATAAAAACTGCCATGTGTAAACATATACATGCAGTTGCTCTGGTCGCAGAGAGAAGCGATTCTGTTTTAGGTGTGAGAACtgtaaatgatgatgatgaggaCAACAACTTATATATATGTCAACCATCAACAAGTAGGGCTGCTTATGAAATGGATGTCCAGAGTGTCGTAGGTGGATCCAGTCAAATTACAAATGATCCAATAGATTCTACTACAAAAGAT ATTGTATTAGAACAAGCTAGAATGCAGCTTGGTTTATTGGATGTGGGTACCCTTCGTAACATTGCAAAAATTATTAGAGACGCTTATAACTTGCAATGCAATAATGCTTCTACCAgcagaaaaagaaaaatagagaaaCAGTTGTATTTCCCAA TATTCTAG
- the LOC123317936 gene encoding uncharacterized protein LOC123317936 isoform X4 produces the protein MLINHLQQIHSLSIKTSLFTFKNEEEFETWRALDNRNVDYVKRRDRKISDGQVVYYECNRSNFSGYTSQCSKRSMKTGGSIKISGFCPSRIRVKICNTGVDVKFVETHVGHDDLLRSKHLTKDQQEMIASKLAAGVTKERILEDARTITGNKLERINVLKRADLAYIIRKFNIEKRRHDDDMVATTLKVKEWNSQGKNYVFLFKQIGETYPGLKAEDFALGFMNDDMERKLKQFKRIICIDGTHGTNSRHYDLTIVLVKDENKIGFPVAFLLSNRLDQTIQNIFFDALKSKIGEPVDAEYIMTDDDIKYYNAWCQAMVTERKPRRLLCTWHVIKNWNIQGRNKLKNVDNKKEMKNRMRKILKETDVSTFHKMKDEYFKHLEEGQENEFLKYLKNYYFQSEERIMMWAHCHRVNVGINTNMAIESLNKVLKYNKMRGNQNLRVEKLLDTLEELVNEKMWKNIIDTERPSANQYQARVNREAHSKAENGLTDKVVCLETGEFRVPSESVSNKFYIVSYNELCDKDCTSLYCIKCKICIHRFRCQCAEFTIKTAMCKHIHAVALVAERSDSVLGVRTVNDDDEDNNLYICQPSTSRAAYEMDVQSVVGGSSQITNDPIDSTTKDINMKKTLCLFSFF, from the exons ATGCTGATTAATCACTTACAGCAGATTCATTCTCTAAGTATCAAGACATCACTTTTTACTTTTaagaatgaagaagaatttgAGACTTGGAGAGCACTTGATAACAGAAATGTGGATTACGTAAAACGAAGAGATCGTAAAATCAGCGATGGACAGGTGGTATATTATGAATGCAATCGTAGTAATTTTTCAG GATATACTAGCCAATGTAGCAAACGCAGCATGAAAACTGGGGGAAGTATCAAAATCTCTGGTTTCTGCCCTTCTAGAATTCGTGTGAAGATATGTAATACAg GGGTGGATGTTAAATTTGTTGAAACACATGTTGGTCATGACGATCTACTGCGATCTAAACATTTGACAAAGGACCAGCAGGAAATGATTGCTAGTAAATTGGCAGCTGGAGTCACAAAAGAAAGAATTTTGGAAGATGCAAGAACTATAACCGGCAATAAGCTAGAAAGAATTAATGTGCTTAAAAGGGCAGATCTTGCTTATATTATAAGAAAATTCAACATAGAGAAGAGGAGACATGATGATGACATGGTTGCCACCACTTTAAAAGTGAAAGAGTGGAACAGTCaaggaaaaaattatgtttttttgttCAAGCAAATTG GAGAAACCTACCCAGGATTGAAGGCAGAAGACTTTGCTCTAGGATTCATGAACGATGATATGGAGAGAAAGCTCAAACAATTCAAAAGGATAATATGCATCGATGGAACCCATGGCACGAACTCAAGACATTATGATCTGACTATAGTTTTAGTCAAAGATGAGAATAAAATCGGTTTCCCGGTGGCTTTCTTATTATCGAATAGACTGGATCAAAccatccaaaatattttttttgatgcTTTGAAATCTAAGATTGGAGAGCCAGTGGACGCAGAATATATTATGACCGATGatgatataaaatattataatgcatggTGTCAG GCAATGGTAACTGAAAGAAAGCCAAGAAGGCTCCTCTGTACTTGGCATGTTATTAAGAATTGGAATATACAGGGGAGAAACAAGTTGAAGAATGTGGACAACAAAAAAGAGATGAAAAATAGAATGCGAAAAATTTTGAAGGAGACTGATGTATCAACATTCCACAAGATGAAAGACGAATATTTCAAGCATTTGGAAGAAGGAcaggaaaatgaatttttgaaatatttaaagaA ttattatttcCAAAGTGAAGAAAGAATCATGATGTGGGCTCACTGCCACAGAGTAAATGTTGGGATTAATACCAACATGGCTATAGAAAGCTTGAATAAAGTATTGAAGTACAATAAAATGAGGGGAAATCAGAATTTACG GGTAGAGAAATTACTGGACACTTTGGAGGAATTGGTAAATGAAAAGATGTGGAAAAACATTATTGACACTGAAAGACCTTCTGCCAATCAATACCAGGCCAGAGTTAACCGAGAAGCTCATTCGAAAGCAGAAAATGGACTGACCGATAAAGTAGTATGCTTAGAAACTGGTGAGTTTAGAGTACCATCGGAATCCGTGAGTAATAAATTTTATATTGTGTCATATAATGAGTTGTGTGATAAGGATTGCACATCTCTATATTGCATTAAGTGCAAAATATGCATCCATAGGTTTAGATGTCAATGTGCAGAGTTTACTATAAAAACTGCCATGTGTAAACATATACATGCAGTTGCTCTGGTCGCAGAGAGAAGCGATTCTGTTTTAGGTGTGAGAACtgtaaatgatgatgatgaggaCAACAACTTATATATATGTCAACCATCAACAAGTAGGGCTGCTTATGAAATGGATGTCCAGAGTGTCGTAGGTGGATCCAGTCAAATTACAAATGATCCAATAGATTCTACTACAAAAGAT ATCAATATGAAGAAGACTCTTTGCCTTTTCAGTTTCTTTTGA